The DNA region GCACAATTGGCTGATGTGCTGGCTGTACCTGGCCACCTTCGGTTCCTTCATCGGCTTCGCCGCGGCCTTCCCGCTGCTGATCAAGCATTCCTTTCCCGAGGTCAACGCCCTGCAGTTCGCCTTCCTCGGCCCGCTGGTCGGGGCCCTGATGCGCCCGTTGGGTGGTTGGGTGGCCGACAAGCTCGGTGGTGCGCGGGTCTCCCTGTGGAACTTCGTGTTGATGATCGCCGCAGTATTCGGGGTGGTTGCTTTCCTGCCGAGCGAGGGTGACAGCGGCAATTTCTACGGCTTCCTGGCCATGTTCATGCTGCTGTTCGTCACCACCGGCATCGGCAACGGCTCCACCTTCCGCATGATCCCGGTGATCTTCCGCACCCTGCACGAGCGCCTCTGCGCCGGCCAGGGCGTGGCCGCTCAGGAACAGGCGACCAAGGCCGCCGGCAAGGAGTCGGCCGCGGTACTGGGCTTCAGCTCGGCGATCGGTGCCTTCGGTGCCTTCTTCATACCCAAGTCGTTTGGCAGCTCCATCGCCCTGACCGGCGGCCCGGAAGTCGCCCTGTACGTATTTGTCGGCTACTACGTCAGCTGCATTCTGGCGACCTGGTGGTGGTACTCGCGCAAGGGCGCAGAGACGCCCTGCTAAGCCGAACCCCCGAACCCAAGAAATGACGAGCGCAGGGCCGCCTGCGCTCAGCCTGAGAGGAAGAAAAAAATGAGCCACCTACTCGACCAGCTGCGTTTCTTCAATCGCAAGCAAGGTGAGTTCGCCGACGGTCATGGCGAGACCCGCAAGGAGTCGCGCGACTGGGAGAGCGTCTACCGCTCGCGCTGGCAGTACGACAAGATCGTGCGTTCCACCCACGGGGTGAACTGCACCGGGTCGTGCTCCTGGAAGATCTACGTGAAGAACGGCCTGATCACCTGGGAAACCCAGCAGACCGACTACCCGCGCACCCGCAACGACCTGCCCAACCACGAGCCGCGTGGCTGCCCGCGCGGTGCCAGCTACAGCTGGTACATCTACAGCGCCAACCGCCTGAAGTACCCGAAAATCCGCAAGCCGCTGCTCAAGCTGTGGCGTGAAGCGCGTCTGACCCTGTCGCCGGTGGACGCCTGGGCCAGTATCGTTTCCGACCCGGTCAAGGCCGAGTCGTACAAGAGCAAGCGCGGCATGGGTGGCTTCGTTCGTTCCAGCTGGGACGAAGCCAATGAAATGATCGCCGCGGCCAACGTCTACACCGTCAAGCAATTCGGCCCGGATCGGGTGGTCGGCTTCTCGCCGATCCCGGCCATGTCCATGGTCAGCTACGCCGCCGGTGCGCGTTACCTGTCGCTGATCGGCGGTGCCTGCTTGAGCTTCTATGACTGGTACTGCGATTTGCCGCCGTCCTCGCCCCAGGTGTGGGGCGAGCAGACCGACGTGCCGGAATCGGCCGACTGGTACAACTCCAACTACATCATCGCCTGGGGTTCCAACGTTCCGCAGACCCGTACCCCGGATGCGCACTTCTTCACCGAGGTGCGTTACAAGGGCACCAAGACCGTCTCCATCACCCCGGACTATTCCGAGGTGGCCAAGCTCACCGACCTCTGGCTGAACCCCAAGCAGGGCACCGATGCGGCCCTGGCGCAGGCGTTCAATCATGTGATTTTCAAGGAGTTCCACCTCGACCAGCCGAGCGCCTACTTCACCGATTACGTGCGTCGCTACACCGACTTCCCGATGCTGGTGCTGCTCAAGGAACACCAGGGCGCTACTCCCGAGCTGAACGGCTATCAACCGGATCGCTTCCTGCGCGCCTGGGATCTGCAGGACAACCTCGGCCAGGACAACAACCCGGAATGGAAAAGCATCGCCCTGGACAGCGACAGCAATCAGCTGGTGTCGCCCCTGGGGTCGATCGGCTATCGCTGGGGCGAGAAGGGCAAGTGGAACATCGAGGCACGCGAGGGCAGCGAAGGCCGTGAAGTCAACCTGCAGCTGAGCCTGATCGGCGGCGAAGTCGCCGAAGTGGCGTTCCCGTACTTCGGCGGTCAGACCCACGAGCACTTCCAGCATGTGGCCGGCGAAGCCGTGCAACTGCGCCGCGTACCGGTGCGCACCATCGAGCTGGCCGACGGCACGCAGGCCAAGGTCGCCACGGTGTTCGACCTGTCGGCGGCGAACCTGGCCATCGACCGCGGCCTGGGTGGCAGCAACGTCGCCAAGGACTACAACGACGCCAACGTACCGGGCACCCCGGCCTGGCAGGAGCAGATCACCGGGGTTTCGCGCGAGAAAGCCATCCAGATCGCCCGCGAGTTCGCCGACAACGCCGACAAGACCAAGGGTCGCTCGATGATCATCGTCGGTGCGGCGATGAACCACTGGTACCACATGGACATGAACTACCGTGGCCTGATCAACATGCTGATGTTGTGTGGCTGCGTGGGGCAGACCGGTGGTGGCTGGGCGCATTATGTCGGGCAGGAAAAACTGCGCCCGCAGTGCGGCTGGCTGCCACTGGCCTTCGGCCTGGACTGGAGCCCGGCCCCGCGGCAGATGAACGGCACCAGCTTCTTCTACGCCCACAGTTCACAGTGGCGCCACGAAAAAATGAGCATGCACGAAGTGCTCTCGCCTTTGGCCGACAAGGCGCAGTTCCCGGAACACGCGCTGGACTACAACATCCGCGCCGAACGTGGCGGCTGGTTGCCAAGTGCGCCACAGCTGAACCGTAACCCGTTGCAGATCACTCGTGACGCCGCCGCTGCCGGCATGTCGCCGGTGGACTACGTGACCAAGTCCCTGCAGGACGGCAGCCTGCGTTTTGCCTGCGAGCAGCCGGACAGCCCGGAGAACTTCCCGCGCAACATGTTTATCTGGCGTTCCAACCTGTTGGGCAGCTCGGGCAAGGGCCACGAGTACATGCTTAAGTACCTGCTGGGCACCAAGAACGGGGTGATGAACGAGGACACTGGCAAGTCCCACGACTTCAAGCCGAGCGAGGTGGACTGGGAGGAAAACGCCGCCATCGGCAAGCTTGACCTGGTCACCACCCTCGACTTCCGCATGTCCTCCACCTGCGTCTACTCCGACATCGTCCTGCCGACCGCCACCTGGTACGAGAAGGACGACATGAACACCTCGGACATGCACCCGTTCATTCACCCGCTGTCGGCGGCCATCGACCCGGCGTGGGAATCGCGTTCGGACTGGGAAATCTACAAGGGCATCGCCAAGCGGTTCTCGGAAATGGCCAAGGGACACCTAGGCGTCGAACAGGATCTGGTCACCACCCCGCTGCTGCACGACACCCCCGGCGAGCTGGCCCAGCCGTTCGGCGGCAGTGATTGGAAAACCGCCGGCGAGGTACCGATCCCGGGCAATAACTGCCCGAACATGCGGGTGGTCGAGCGCGACTACCCGAATATATACAAGAAGTTCAGCTCCC from Pseudomonas cavernicola includes:
- a CDS encoding nitrate reductase subunit alpha, whose amino-acid sequence is MSHLLDQLRFFNRKQGEFADGHGETRKESRDWESVYRSRWQYDKIVRSTHGVNCTGSCSWKIYVKNGLITWETQQTDYPRTRNDLPNHEPRGCPRGASYSWYIYSANRLKYPKIRKPLLKLWREARLTLSPVDAWASIVSDPVKAESYKSKRGMGGFVRSSWDEANEMIAAANVYTVKQFGPDRVVGFSPIPAMSMVSYAAGARYLSLIGGACLSFYDWYCDLPPSSPQVWGEQTDVPESADWYNSNYIIAWGSNVPQTRTPDAHFFTEVRYKGTKTVSITPDYSEVAKLTDLWLNPKQGTDAALAQAFNHVIFKEFHLDQPSAYFTDYVRRYTDFPMLVLLKEHQGATPELNGYQPDRFLRAWDLQDNLGQDNNPEWKSIALDSDSNQLVSPLGSIGYRWGEKGKWNIEAREGSEGREVNLQLSLIGGEVAEVAFPYFGGQTHEHFQHVAGEAVQLRRVPVRTIELADGTQAKVATVFDLSAANLAIDRGLGGSNVAKDYNDANVPGTPAWQEQITGVSREKAIQIAREFADNADKTKGRSMIIVGAAMNHWYHMDMNYRGLINMLMLCGCVGQTGGGWAHYVGQEKLRPQCGWLPLAFGLDWSPAPRQMNGTSFFYAHSSQWRHEKMSMHEVLSPLADKAQFPEHALDYNIRAERGGWLPSAPQLNRNPLQITRDAAAAGMSPVDYVTKSLQDGSLRFACEQPDSPENFPRNMFIWRSNLLGSSGKGHEYMLKYLLGTKNGVMNEDTGKSHDFKPSEVDWEENAAIGKLDLVTTLDFRMSSTCVYSDIVLPTATWYEKDDMNTSDMHPFIHPLSAAIDPAWESRSDWEIYKGIAKRFSEMAKGHLGVEQDLVTTPLLHDTPGELAQPFGGSDWKTAGEVPIPGNNCPNMRVVERDYPNIYKKFSSLGPLLDKNGNGGKGINWDTQHEVDFLGELNYKVREEGVSQGRPKIDSAIDAAEVILSLAPETNGHVAVKAWAALSEFTGLDHSHLALPKEHEAIRFRDIQAQPRKIISSPTWSGLEDEHVSYNAGYTNVHEYIPWRTLTGRQQFYQDHPWMQAFGEQLMSYRPPINTRTIDYVKGKRPNGNPEIVLNWITPHQKWGIHSTYTDNLIMLTLSRGGPIVWMSEVDAKKAGIEDNDWIECFNANGALVARAVVSQRVKEGMVMMYHAQERIVNTPGSETTKTRGGHHNSVTRVVLKPTHMIGGYAQLAYGFNYYGTVGCNRDEFVVVRKMDKVDWLDGTDVGGLGGDALPQPLPQDL